In Oncorhynchus nerka isolate Pitt River linkage group LG26, Oner_Uvic_2.0, whole genome shotgun sequence, one DNA window encodes the following:
- the otop2 gene encoding proton channel OTOP2, with translation MRNIMDLTFGFFSRESSKMTSEAEMEVEEGYISPPPTLPSIRHSIHLGVQAGSMMRGSDVFSTSRGTVRERGRKRSWLLSSIITVNVLILGIALVSGSVFNNVKINAINLQIFLIVLVILTTAWMLYYTIYTSREDHAVLYKDSYAGPVWLRGGLVLFGLCSLIMDVFKIANYVGYLHCDSAVKIAFPVVQAVFILVQTYFLWLHAKDCVQLQRNITRCGLMLTLSTNLMLWMAAVTEESIHQTVVLPEDGNSTHSYDIRAPGGSSSCNCSHSACAVLEKAYYYLYPFNIEYSLFASAMAYVMWKNVGRLVDEHNHHALHFRLKDVLVGPAVGLVMLVAGLGTFVIYKVDVESGDPGKRDTALMIHYVMNTVAVTLMSVSTVAGCAIYRLDQRDHVSGKNPTRSLDVGLLIGASFGQFTICYFTIVAVVATGAEGHLNALNLAVSLLTVIQLCLQNIFIIEGLHREPFHEDIHRASVFTNPYVLQAQAHRDIHNLPGTFMETKTSPAFTVHSMHVAPSAPSSSPLPQRHRLTWKRRALKEICAFLLLCNILLWIMPAFGARPQFDNTIGAEFYEFTMWAAVVNIGLPFGIFYRMHSVASLFEVFLTS, from the exons ATGAGAAACATCATGGACTTGACCTTTGGTTTCTTTTCACGCGAATCCAGCAAGATGACATCTGAAGCTGAGATGGAGGTTGAGGAGGGCTACATATCCCCCCCGCCCACCCTCCCTTCCATCCGGCATTCCATCCACTTGGGTGTCCAGGCGGGGAGTATGATGAGGGGGAGCGACGTCTTCTCGACCAGCAGGGGCACGGTGAGGGAGAGGGGCCGTAAGCGCAGCTGGCTACTCTCTAGCATCATCACGGTCAACGTCCTGATCCTAGGTATTGCTCTGGTCAGTGGCAGTGTCTTCAACAACGTTAAGATCAACGCCATCAACCTGCAGATCTTCCTCATCgtcctcgtcatcctcaccacTGCCTGGATGCTGTACTACACCATCTACACATCCAGGGAAGATCATGCCGTGCTCTACAAGGATAGCTATGCCGGGCCTGTGTGGCTCAGGG GTGGACTGGTGCTGTTTGGCTTATGCAGTCTGATTATGGACGTGTTTAAGATTGCTAACTACGTAGGCTACCTGCACTGTGACTCTGCTGTGAAGATAGCGTTCCCTGTCGTACAAGCTGTATTCATACTTGTCCAG ACATACTTCCTCTGGCTCCACGCTAAAGACTGTGTACAGCTACAACGGAACATAACTCG CTGTGGGCTGATGTTGACTCTGTCTACCAATCTGATGTTGTGGATGGCAGCGGTCACAGAGGAGTCCATACACCAGACTGTTGTTCTACCAGAGGACGGCAACAGCACACATTCCTATGACATCAGAG CCCCTGGTGGATCCAGCAGCTGTAACTGCAGCCACTCTGCCTGTGCCGTCTTAGAAAAGGCCTATTACTACCTGTACCCCTTCAACATCGAGTACAGCCTGTTTGCCTCGGCCATGGCCTACGTCATGTGGAAGAACGTGGGCCGCCTGGTAGACGAGCACAACCACCACGCGCTCCATTTCCGCCTGAAGGACGTGCTGGTGGGGCCTGCGGTCGGGCTGGTCATGCTGGTGGCGGGCCTGGGAACCTTTGTTATCTACAAGGTGGACGTGGAGTCGGGGGACCCGGGGAAACGTGACACGGCGCTGATGATACACTACGTGATGAACACGGTGGCTGTGACGCTCATGTCCGTCTCGACCGTGGCTGGTTGCGCCATCTACCGGCTGGACCAGAGGGACCACGTGTCGGGGAAGAACCCCACACGGAGCCTGGATGTAGGCTTGCTGATCGGCGCCTCATTCGGACAGTTCACCATCTGTTATTTCACCATCGTGGCTGTGGTGGCAACGGGGGCCGAGGGCCACCTCAACGCTCTCAACCTGGCTGTCTCCCTGCTCACTGTGATCCAGCTCTGCCTGCAGAACATCTTCATCATCGAGGGCCTGCATCGTGAGCCCTTCCACGAAGACATCCACCGGGCCTCTGTATTCACAAATCCATACGTCCTTCAAGCCCAAGCCCATAGAGACATACACAACCTCCCAGGGACATTCATGGAGACCAAGACGTCCCCGGCCTTCACAGTTCACAGTATGCATGTTGCTCCTTCTGCTCCTTCTAGCTCCCCCCTACCTCAGCGCCATAGGCTGACCTGGAAGAGGAGGGCCCTGAAGGAGATCTGTGCATTTCTGCTGCTCTGCAACATCCTT CTCTGGATCATGCCGGCGTTTGGCGCCCGCCCCCAGTTTGACAACACGATTGGAGCAGAGTTTTACGAGTTCACCATGTGGGCGGCTGTTGTGAATATCGGACTCCCCTTCGGAATCTTTTACCGTATGCACTCAGTCGCCAGCCTCTTTGAGGTCTTCTTAACCTCATAA
- the LOC115122264 gene encoding protein HID1-like, whose amino-acid sequence MVLLSTFCSKSVTCPFLLPQVLSWKCKLPLQTIMRLLQVLVPQVEKICIDKGLTDESEILKFLQHGTLVGLLPVPHPILIRKYQANAGTAMWFRTYMWGVVYLRNVDPPIWYDTDVRLFEIQKM is encoded by the exons ATGGTTCTACTTAGCACCTTTTGTTCTAAGAGTGTAACGTgtcccttccttctccctcagGTCCTCTCCTGGAAGTGTAAGCTCCCCCTACAGACCATAATGCGTCTGCTGCAGGTGCTGGTCCCACAGGTTGAGAAGATCTGTATCGACAA aggtttGACAGACGAGTCTGAGATCCTGAAGTTCCTCCAGCATGGTACCCTGGTGGGCCTCCTGCCCGTCCCCCATCCCATCCTCATCCGGAAGTACCAGGCCAACGCCGGCACGGCCATGTGGTTCCGCACCTACATGTGGGGAGTGGTCTACCTGCG CAACGTGGACCCACCCATCTGGTACGACACGGACGTACGTCTCTTTGAGATCCAGAAGATGTAG